TTCGTTGGCACTGATACATAGAGCCATTCGCCATCAACCGTATAATAAAATCCTCTTTTAATCGGACTTAAATCCAAACCCTTCCCTAATCCTAAGTATAGGAGAAAAAAAGAACAACTTTCCTTCATAGTATTAACTTTTTCCAGGAATGATGCATCCGGTTTGCCTTCTAAAAGTTCGGAGAAGGTTTGCTTTGCATCACTATTTGACACAACTACAGACGACTGTATCTCACTGCCATCATTCAACTTAACACCAAACACGGTTTTCCCGTCACTCAAAATTCGCATGGCTCTAGATGTTAGCATAATATGACCACCGAAATCAATAAATTTCCTGCATATTGCATCAGCAAATACCTGCGTTCCACCGGCAGGGAAAAAAGCTCCGTCCTTCAAATAATTAACCATCATTTGACACATAGCAATGGCAGAGGCCTTGTCTGGAGGGAGGCCTATATAGCCCCATTGGCCAGAAAGTATCATTTTCAGTTCTTCATTCATGAAAAAAGCACTTAACATCTCATTATATGTCAGATGTTTATACTTTTCTATAATATGGCTTTTCTGGTTGTTAAAGGTTGCCCGATAGAGTTTCAAAAAATCCTGAAAGAAATCCTTGATATGGCCATGTTCCTTCGGATACCGATCCTGCAGACGAGAGATGTAAACATCCAGATCCGCGGGAATTTCAATAGTGAATTCGGGAAAAACCAGATGATCCATTGGATCCAAAGAGTAGAAATCAATATCGATATCAAGCATTTTGAGACATCGACCAACGACACTCCATTTCCCACACCCACCTATATGGTGAACCGCCGCATCAAAAAGAAACCCCTTTCTCTTAAATGCAGTACAATACCCCCCGGGAATGAAATGTTGTTCAACAAGAAGCACCTTTTTCCCATTTTTTGCCAGGATTGCGGCACAGGTTAAACCTGCGATACCCGCACCGATTACAATCACATCATACCGCGGCCACAACCTATCTTTTTTTGTAGATTGAATAATTGTATCGGAAAGCGCCATGAATCTTATTTATATTTGGAGAGAATAAGGGAGGAATTGTTTCCCAATCGGGAAAAGGAGTTTATCAGGACATTCTTTACCGGCATGACAGCAGCATTTTTCGTTACGAGGTTTAAATCACATTCCGGATCATGTTCTTCATAATTCACTACCGGCGGAATGGTGTGATCCTTAATGGACATTGCAGCAGCTATTACCTGTAAAGCGCCTGAAGCATCAAGACATTCACCGGTCATCGATTTAATGGCCGTAACAGGAAGGAGTTTTGCTCTCATACCAAAAACCTCTTTTATAGCCTTGGTTTCCATGGCATCACCATAGATACCTGAATACGCATTGGCAGACACACAGGAAACGTCGTGGAGAGTAAGGCCTGCATCATTGATCGCAGACATGATGGATCTCTTATTACCCCCTGATTGATAGTCCTTGCTCACAACCATTTTTGGTTCGAAGGCCGTTCCATACCCCTTAATTTCTGCATAAATATGTGCATTTCGCTGGAGGGCATCATCTAAAGTCTCGAGTATGACCAACGCAGAAGCCTCACCAATAACCATCCCATTGCGCCTTTTGTCAAAAGGCGCACAAATTTCAGGTGTCCCGTTCCTGCTTCCAGCCAATATCTTAGAATTATGAGCGCCCCAGAAGATGTCATGCGTTAACCCATGCACCCCCCCGGCAACTACGGCTTTCACTCTTCCCATTCTTAAAAAATCAGAGGCATAAATAATGGCGTCAATACTACTCGTTACCCCATTCGAAATGGTAGTATTTAACCCTGTAGCCTTACAGAAGATAGAAGCACGACTGGCAGGCGCATTCAAGACTGTATTGGGGAAGTCCATAGGGTTTACATAATTCGGACCTTCCTGGAGAGACTGAAAATCAAAAGAGCTTATACTATCAATACTTCCATAGGTAGAACCAACAACAATGCCTAATTCTTCTTTGCTATAGGTATTTTCCTCCAGTTTCGCGTCTTGCATCGCAAGTACCGTAGCGGAAGAAACAAGAAGAGAAGTCCTATCGATGTGCCGAATCCCCTTCTTCCCGAGATACACCTTTGCATCGAAATCAGAAATTTCACCTGCTTGTTTGCTCTTAAATTTACTGACATCAAATATCGTTATAGGTCTTATGCCTGTTACACCGTTCATCAAGTTTCCCCAAAAAACATCTTTACTGGCTCCTATAGGAGAAATAACGGAAACACCAGTAATGACAATCCTTGTTTTTTCCATCAAAGCCTCTTTTGTTAAATACTAAACCTGCGGGAACCACGGAGCACATAACAGGTCATTTCAGAAAAACACCCTTTAATCCACTCCAGAGTGATTCAACCTGTATATTTTTTTACAACGAGACAGCTATTATTACCACCAAAAGCGTGAGCGTTATTAAGCGCAATATTTACCTTCTGCTTCCTCATAACATTCGGAACATAATCCAGATCACATTCAGGGTCTGGCGTTTCATAATTTATCGTTGGAGGAATAACATCATTTTGCACTACTAAAGCACAGGTAATAGCCTCAATTACACTTGCAGCCCCCATCGTATGTCCGATCATTGATTTCGTTGAACTAATTGCCAGATTCTTTGGTTTATTACCAAAGACCTTTTTAATGGAAATTGTTTCTGCTTTGTCATTCGCCGGCGTTCCCGTGCCATGGGCGCTGATATATTGAACATCTTCCGGTTTCAAATCAGCATTTACAAGGGCCTTCTTCATAGCCGAGATAACACCTTCACCGTCAGGATGAGGTATGGTGATGTGATAAGCATCGCAACTCAGGCCATAGCCAATAATCTCCGCATAAATGTTTGCATTTCTCTTCAAAGCATACTCAAGCGATTCCAAAACAAGGATTCCTGCACCTTCACCAACCATCATTCCTTTTCTATGCTTGTCGAAAGGCTGGCATATTTCTGGCGCAATAGCCCCTAGCCTTGCAAACCCCGTATAAGCCACCTTTGAAAAAGGATCAGATCCACCGGCTACCATCATATCCACCCTTCCAAACTTGATCAGGTCATAGGCATAGCCAATGGCATAATTACCTGCGGCGCAGGCAGTTGGAATAATCGTATTAGGTCCTTTAAAACCAAACTCAATTGCAATATTAGCAGGAATATTATTGCATGGATGCATCAAAAACAAGTATGGATCAACATTGTCTTCACCTTCTTTGTGCCTGATAGAGTTGACCTTTTCGAGAATTTGTATTTCTCCCGCGGTAGTGCCAACAGAAACACCAGACCTTTCTAAATCGACATCGCCTAAGCTAAGATCCGCATCGTCCAGCGCAAGTTTTGTTGCTGCTATTGCAAACTGAGAACACTTCCCGATTTTTTTCAGAATCCCGTTTTTTATATAGTCGGAATAGGTAAAGTTCTTAACTTCACACCCTTTATGGACCCTGTATTCGGTAGTATCTATACACATTACATCGTCAACACCAGAAACTCCAGCAGTAAGGGCGTTCCAGAAAGCGTCCTTACCAGATCCAATAGGAGTAATCATTCCTACCCCTGTTATAACCACACGTTTGTTCATAATTATAGTATTGTTTAACAATTATATTAATGCATTCTTTTCTGCAATACCAAAAGTTAAAGCAGCTTTGGCAACCGTTTTTTCCTCTACCTTAACCACCGCTTGAACAATCGCTCCTTTGGAAACAATCTTTTCCACGTGAATCTCAATAAAGAGCTGATCACCGGGGAAGGAGGGTTTTATAAATCTTGCGTTACCTATCGATGCCAACAGAAAAACAGCATTGCCGTTTTTTTCAGCAGCAAGGCTCTTCTTAAACAAAATGATTGATGCCTGTGCCATAGCCTCAACAATCAACACCCCGGGCATAATGGCAAAATCGGGAAAATGTCCAACAAAAACAGGGTCATTACCGGAGAGATTTTTTACGCAAACAATCTTTTTCCCTTCTTCAAATTCCACAACTTTATCTATAAACAAAAACGGATATTTCTGAGGGAGAAGAGAACGGATTTCCTCAAAACATATCATTCTCTCTCTACCTTTCTTTTATCATTCATTTATGGTGTCTCTTACCTGTTATCAAATGTCGCTAACATGTTCCAGGGTACCTATTTCTCCTTTTCTGCCAACACAGATTTTGTTAAATCTATTGTAGCACTCAATGAAGTAATATCAACAAGCTTTTCCTCCGGAATTTGCACTTTAAATTTTTTCTCAATAAGAGCTAGGATTTCAAGGGCTAGCAATGAATCTATCTCTAAATCCTGAAAGAAATTCGCATCTCTTTTGTCCCAAATCTCTTGCTCCTCCAGTTCTGTCACTTCAGCAACAATAGAGGTAACCCCTTTTTCAATCTCTTCAGCGTTCAAATTGCCCTCCTTTAAAATAATGAAAACTACTTCGAAAAACCGTATATGTCCTTACCATTATCTGAATTATCAGGCCGTACATGGTAGCAGACATAATTTATATTGTCAATAACATTCTTTCATACAAAACAGAACATTCTATACATAAAAAAACATTATTCTGTAGTAAAAAATTTTTGCAAATATCAACATTACGGAAAGCGATGAAATTGGCTTGAAAGTCCTGAATTTACTGTTAGAATCTGGACGGAGAAACGATACAAGAAACTCAAATAACGCCGAGAAAAATTCTATTACCTTGGAGAATATAAACGATGAAAACCAGGCTACAAAATTTATTACTGACAATAATTGCCAGCGCCGTTGTATTTTGCTTCTTTACCGGCTGTGGCAAAAAAGAGACTTCCAAAGACTCCATACCAGACAATGGAAACAGAACAGAAGCTCTTACAAATGAACAGGAAGACAAGAAAGAGATAAAACTTCCCGAAAAAAATTCACCAGAAGAATATTATAATTATGGAGTTGAAAATATCAAAAAAGGCCGTTTTGAAGAAGCAATTGCAGCATGGGAAAAGGCATTGGAGATTGATCCGACTTTTGATAAAGTATTTCCAAAATTAGGGAAGGCATATTATACCCTGGGCGAATTTAACAAAGCAGGTGAAGTCTATCGAAAAGAACTAGAATTTAAGCCGAACGACCCAACGGTATATTTTAGCTTGGGAGTTGTCTACCGTATGAATGAACAGTTCGATGATGCAGTGAGAATGCAACAAAAAGCTTTAACCTTAAACCCTGATTTTGCTTCCGCTTACAATGAGCTTGGCTTAACATA
Above is a genomic segment from Candidatus Brocadiaceae bacterium containing:
- a CDS encoding phosphopantetheine-binding protein, whose protein sequence is MNAEEIEKGVTSIVAEVTELEEQEIWDKRDANFFQDLEIDSLLALEILALIEKKFKVQIPEEKLVDITSLSATIDLTKSVLAEKEK
- a CDS encoding beta-ketoacyl-[acyl-carrier-protein] synthase family protein, with amino-acid sequence MITPIGSGKDAFWNALTAGVSGVDDVMCIDTTEYRVHKGCEVKNFTYSDYIKNGILKKIGKCSQFAIAATKLALDDADLSLGDVDLERSGVSVGTTAGEIQILEKVNSIRHKEGEDNVDPYLFLMHPCNNIPANIAIEFGFKGPNTIIPTACAAGNYAIGYAYDLIKFGRVDMMVAGGSDPFSKVAYTGFARLGAIAPEICQPFDKHRKGMMVGEGAGILVLESLEYALKRNANIYAEIIGYGLSCDAYHITIPHPDGEGVISAMKKALVNADLKPEDVQYISAHGTGTPANDKAETISIKKVFGNKPKNLAISSTKSMIGHTMGAASVIEAITCALVVQNDVIPPTINYETPDPECDLDYVPNVMRKQKVNIALNNAHAFGGNNSCLVVKKYTG
- the fabZ gene encoding 3-hydroxyacyl-ACP dehydratase FabZ, which translates into the protein MICFEEIRSLLPQKYPFLFIDKVVEFEEGKKIVCVKNLSGNDPVFVGHFPDFAIMPGVLIVEAMAQASIILFKKSLAAEKNGNAVFLLASIGNARFIKPSFPGDQLFIEIHVEKIVSKGAIVQAVVKVEEKTVAKAALTFGIAEKNALI
- a CDS encoding tetratricopeptide repeat protein, with product MKTRLQNLLLTIIASAVVFCFFTGCGKKETSKDSIPDNGNRTEALTNEQEDKKEIKLPEKNSPEEYYNYGVENIKKGRFEEAIAAWEKALEIDPTFDKVFPKLGKAYYTLGEFNKAGEVYRKELEFKPNDPTVYFSLGVVYRMNEQFDDAVRMQQKALTLNPDFASAYNELGLTYSKQKRLDEAITAHKNALTLDPNLGNAHNYLGVVYLLKGMSAEAEKEFEEYKKFEAAKSGAPPAH
- a CDS encoding beta-ketoacyl-[acyl-carrier-protein] synthase family protein encodes the protein MEKTRIVITGVSVISPIGASKDVFWGNLMNGVTGIRPITIFDVSKFKSKQAGEISDFDAKVYLGKKGIRHIDRTSLLVSSATVLAMQDAKLEENTYSKEELGIVVGSTYGSIDSISSFDFQSLQEGPNYVNPMDFPNTVLNAPASRASIFCKATGLNTTISNGVTSSIDAIIYASDFLRMGRVKAVVAGGVHGLTHDIFWGAHNSKILAGSRNGTPEICAPFDKRRNGMVIGEASALVILETLDDALQRNAHIYAEIKGYGTAFEPKMVVSKDYQSGGNKRSIMSAINDAGLTLHDVSCVSANAYSGIYGDAMETKAIKEVFGMRAKLLPVTAIKSMTGECLDASGALQVIAAAMSIKDHTIPPVVNYEEHDPECDLNLVTKNAAVMPVKNVLINSFSRLGNNSSLILSKYK
- a CDS encoding NAD(P)/FAD-dependent oxidoreductase, yielding MALSDTIIQSTKKDRLWPRYDVIVIGAGIAGLTCAAILAKNGKKVLLVEQHFIPGGYCTAFKRKGFLFDAAVHHIGGCGKWSVVGRCLKMLDIDIDFYSLDPMDHLVFPEFTIEIPADLDVYISRLQDRYPKEHGHIKDFFQDFLKLYRATFNNQKSHIIEKYKHLTYNEMLSAFFMNEELKMILSGQWGYIGLPPDKASAIAMCQMMVNYLKDGAFFPAGGTQVFADAICRKFIDFGGHIMLTSRAMRILSDGKTVFGVKLNDGSEIQSSVVVSNSDAKQTFSELLEGKPDASFLEKVNTMKESCSFFLLYLGLGKGLDLSPIKRGFYYTVDGEWLYVSVPTKICPELAPDNKQILSCVVYLKDDAYKNVTDWGSFKERMTFSTINRLEGYIPGIKNYIEVKEAATPKTLERYTSNTNGAAYGWAVSVDQMWENRLSHKTPVDNLYLTGHWTRPGPGICAVVSSGWGVSNLIMENWR